A region from the Lolium perenne isolate Kyuss_39 chromosome 4, Kyuss_2.0, whole genome shotgun sequence genome encodes:
- the LOC127292583 gene encoding actin-depolymerizing factor 2, protein MAFMRTSSNASSGMGVAPDIRQTFLELQMKKAFRYVIFKIEEKQKQVIVEKTGATTESYDDFLASLPENDCRYALYDFDFVTGENVQKSKIFFIAWSPATSRIRAKMLYSTSKDRIKHELDGFHYEIQATDPTEVEIDVLRERAH, encoded by the exons ATGGCCTTCATGCGCACCTCC TCCAATGCATCCTCTGGCATGGGGGTTGCTCCTGATATCAGGCAGACATTCCTGGAGCTTCAGATGAAGAAGGCATTTCGCTATGTTATCTTCAAGATCGAGGAGAAGCAAAAGCAGGTTATTGTGGAGAAGACAGGGGCTACAACTGAGAGTTATGATGATTTCCTGGCTTCTCTCCCtgaaaatgactgcagatatgcgCTTTATGATTTTGACTTTGTTACTGGGGAGAATGTGCAGAAAAGCAAGATTTTCTTCATTGCCTG GTCCCCAGCAACATCCCGCATCCGTGCCAAGATGCTGTACTCCACCTCCAAGGACCGTATCAAGCACGAGCTCGATGGGTTCCACTACGAGATCCAGGCAACTGACCCAACTGAGGTGGAGATTGATGTTCTCCGCGAGCGGGCTCACTGA
- the LOC127292584 gene encoding uncharacterized protein, with amino-acid sequence MGFVLVISLPFIFFTILLGFGCYFLGKHRGREEMRAGVGAQIYGTPLPPPGVAGSSPGPYPLTKEGPANV; translated from the coding sequence ATGGGGTTTGTGCTGGTGATCTCCCTGCCGTTCATCTTCTTCACCATCCTGCTCGGCTTCGGCTGCTACTTCCTAGGCAAGCACAGGGGCCGCGAGGAGATGCGCGCCGGCGTTGGCGCGCAGATCTACGGCACGCCCCTGCCGCCGCCTGGCGTGGCCGGGAGCTCTCCGGGACCATACCCGTTGACGAAAGAGGGGCCTGCCAACGTCTGA